In the genome of Nocardioides sp. NBC_00368, the window TCCCAAGGCCTCAGTTCCCCCCTCGATCCGCGAACCGTAGCAGCAATACCCGGCCAGGTGTGCAACGGGTCACAAACTGCTGTGCGACACTTCCTCTTCGTGTCCTCCTCCCACCCCACGACCACCGCTGCCGGGCACACCGGCGGGCCCGCTGACGCGCCCGCTGCCGACGGCGTGCTGGCGACTCCCAGACATGTCGTCACGGCCGCGCTCGCCCTGATCGTGGCCCAGCTGGCCTTCCGCGCCTGGGCACTGAGCGGTTCGTGGTACCGCTTCGACGACGCCAACTTCATGTCGAAGCTGATGTCGGACGGGCTCTCGGCCGACCTGCTCTTCCACGGCTTCGCCGGCCACCTCATGCCCGGCGCGTTCGCGCTGACGGCCTGGAACTTCTCGCTCGACCCGTACGCCTGGGTCTACCCGGCCGTCGAGCTGCTGGTGCTGCAGGCGGTGGCGAGCCTCGGCGCGCTGGTGTTCCTCTGCTCCGCGTTCGGCCCGCGGCGCGGGATCCTGCCGCCGCTGGCCCTGTTCCTGTTCTCCTCGATCAGCCTGCCGGCGTTCCTGTCCTGGGGCCCCGGCATCACCCAGCTGCCGTTCCTCGCCGCGATCTTCTGGGGGTCGTGGGCACACCTCAACTACCTGCGTACGCGGCGGTTCCGCTGGGCCCTGCTGACCATGGTCATCACCCTGGCCGCGATCGCCTTCGGCGAGAAGGCGATGCTGGTGTTCTGGCCCTACGCCGTGCTGGCGCTGGGCTGGTTCGCCACCGGCGACATCCTGACCCGGCTGCGCACCGTCTTGACCCGCTACCTACCCGGCGTGCTGCTCTACGGGGTCGTCTCGATCGGCTCCGTGGTCGCCTACCTCGTCCTCGGCGCCGGCTCCTCGGAGGCCTCGGGCAGCTCGGACGCCAACGGGTTCGCGCTGGTCGCGCAGCGGTTCCTGTTCGAGTCGTGGGCGCCGGGCGTGGTCGGCGGCCCGCTGCGCTGGACCTGGCTGGAGGGCAACTCGGCGGGCTGGGCCGAGCCCGGGGCGGTGGTCTCGGTGCTCGCGGTCGGCGTGCTGGCGCTGCTGACCTACGAGCTCGCCCGGACCCGCTCGATCGCGCTGCGGGCCTGGTGGCTCGTGGGCGGCATCCTCGTCGTCGACATCGCGCTGATCACCGCCATCCGGGCAGGCGCCGTCGGCGCCGACATCGCGCTCGCCTACCGCTATCTCACCGACACGATCGCCGTCACCGCGATGGCGCTCGCGCTGGCCACGCTGCCGCTGCGCGGGGCGGTGGAGACGCTGGCTCCGACGCGTACCTCGCCGTTCCTGGACGTGCCCAAGCGGGTGGCGGTCGCCACCGCGGTCGTCGCGGCGCTGGGGCTCTTCTCGTCCTACTCCTACGCCCAGGGCTGGCACGACGACGACAACACCCGGCGCTACATCGAGACGGTTCAAGCCGACCTGGCCGATGTCGACGAGCCGCTGCCGATGGCCGACGGGCCGGTGCCCGGGTGGATGATCTGGGGCGCCTCCTACCCCTACAACCAGGTGAGCCGGGTGCTGCGCCCGCTCGGGGACAAGATGGCATTTCCGCGGGCCAGCACCGATCATCTCTACATGGTCGACGACAAGGGGCACATCCGTCCTGCCGCCGTCGACCCCGAGCGGCGCTCCATCGGGGCCGTCGATGCGAGCCCGAGCCCGGACCAGTGCCCGCTGCGGGTGCGGCAGACGCCGCTCGAGGTGGGTCTGGACGGCGGCGTCGCCGGTGCCGGGTGGTGGGTCCGGATCGCCTACGCCGCGGGCGCCGAGGACGTCGGCCGGATGCGGGTGACGGCCGGCGACCACTCCTACGACGTCGATATCGAGCCCGGCTACCGCAGCCTCTACGTACGGACCGGTGAGGGCCGGTTCGACTCCATCGGGTTCCAGAGCCTGACGCCTGGGTCGAAGCCGTGCCTGGGCGGCATCGAGGTCGGCGAGGTGGTTCCGTTCGGCGACCCGATCTCGGGCGCCGAGGAAGGTGACTGATGGACCGCCGCTTCCTCACCCTCGACGCCCTGCGCGCGGTCGGCGCGCTGATGGTGGTGCTCACCCACGTCGGGTTCCAGACCGGCCGCTACCCGCGTGGCTGGACCGGGGCGATGCTCGCCCACCTGGACCTCGGCGTGGCGATCTTCTTCGTGATCTCCGGGTTTCTGCTGGCCAGGCCGTGGTTCGCGGCCAGCGCCGCGGGAACTCCCCCGCCGAGCACGGGCCGCTATCTGTGGAAGCGCGCGCTGCGGATCCTGCCGCTCTACTGGGTCGTGGTGATCGTCTGCCTGCTCGCCGCCCCCGCGAACTCCGACGTCGGTCTCGGCGGCTGGCTCTCCAATCTGACCCTGACCCAGATCTACACCCAGGACTCCCACGCCTACGGCCTGGCGCACATGTGGAGCCTGTGCACCGAGGTCGCCTTCTACCTCGCGCTGCCGCTGGTGGTGCGGCTGCTGACGCCCCGCGACCGCTTGGACGTACGGCGCGTGCTGGTCGTCTCGCTGCTGCTCTCGGTCGGCGGCGTGGTGTTCGCGGCCGGCGCCCGGAGCTGGTTCGAGCAGCCGCTCGCGGCCGAGTGGCTGCCGGCCTACCTGCCGTGGTTCCTGGCCGGCACCGCGCTCGCGGCGTGCTCGGTCGACCCGGGCATGCGGGCGCGGCTGGATGGCGCGGCCCGCGACCTGGCCGGCTGGTGGCTGCTGGCGCTGGGGCTCTTCGTCGCGGCCTGCACGCCGATCACCGGCCCGACGGGTCTCGTGGATGCGCCGACGCCGGCCGAGTCGGCGCTCAAGTGCGTGCTCTACGGCGCGGTCGCGGTGTGCGTGATGTTCCCGCTGGTCTTCGGGCCCGAGCTCGAGGGCCCGGTGCGCCGCTGGCTGGCAAGCCCGGTGCCCAGCGCCCTGGGCGAGATCTCCTACGGCATCTTCTCGATCCACATGTTCGTGCTGCTGATGGGCATGGAGGTCCTCGGCTTCGAGGTCTTCGCCGACCGCTTCTGGACCGTCCTCGGTATGACTCTCGTGGTCACGATCCCGATCGCGGCGCTCTCCTACGGCTTGTTCGAGCGCCGGGTGATGCGGCTGCGCAACTGGCGCCCGCCGGCGCTGAGGCCCTCGCGCAAGGATGTCTCCTCCGAGCGTGGTCCCGCGGAGGCGGAGGCCGCCGCGAGCACGACGGCGGCCAGCGAGAGCGCCTGAGCCGTCCAGGCCGGCGGGTCCCACGGCAGGTCCCAGGCGGTCGGGAGGATCTCGACGGCGAGGGCGCCGGCGAGCAGTGCGGCCCCGGAGCCGATGGCCAGGAGGCGTACGACCGCTGGCCGGCGGCCGGTCAGGCGCGGCAGCAGCCAGGCCACCACGGCGGCCAGCGCACCCCACCAGCCGGCGAGCAGACCGGCGACGAGGACCAGCAGCCCGCCGTCGTACCACCGCCACGGCGCGGCCACGGGGAACAGCTCGAGGCTGGGCGGGGTGCCGCGTCGGCGCCATGAGGTCACCAGCGCGAGCGCCAGGACCAGCGCCGCGCCGCCCGCACCGGCGAGCAGCCCGGCACGGTAGGTGCCCTCGGGGGCGAAGCCGAAACGTACCTCTCCCTCGGCTCCGGCGGGCACGATCCAGCCCTGCTGCCAGCCGTCGACCCGCTGGGCGCGCAGGGTCTCGCCGTCCAGGGTGGCGGTGGCGCCGGGGTTGATGTTCTGCGGGAGGACGAGGACGCGGTCGTAGGTCTCCGCGGAGACGGTCGCCGAGACCGCGGCGTCGCGCTCGTCCCGCTCGACCTCGACCGCGACCGGCGGCTCGGCGTCGGCGATCACCTCGGCACTGAGCTCGAGGCTGTCGAACCGAAGCGCGCCACCTGCCGAAGCGGAGCCCGAGGCGATCGGGGCCGGGTCGGCGAGCAGCGTGTTCTCGCCGGCGGCCAGGGTGATCGGCGCCGTGTCGCAGACCCTCAGCGAGGCCTCGCCGCCGCGCAGCAGATCGGCGAGCGACCCGTTGACCGAGGTACGCAGCAGCCGGTCGCCCACCCGGATGTGAGGCCCGTCGGCACAGCCCGCCTGGAGCCTGCCGTCGCCGAGCGCACGGCCGTTGACCTGCAGCTCGGAGATGCCGGCGGGCAGCTCGGTGGCGTCGGCCAGGCTCGAGGGTTGGTCGTAGGCGGGGTCGGTCTCGGTGATCCGGATCCGGAGGCGGTCGGTGCGCCAGCCGGCGGGGACGGCGACGTCGCCGTCCTCGCCGACCTCGCGGGTGACGGTGCGCTTGGGCCGGCGCAGATCGGTGATCTCGACCTCGGTGGGGATGCTGACCGGGGCGGCCTCGTTCACGAGGAGCCGCAGCGACCGGATCCGCTGCCGTTCGGGCAGCCGGAGGGTCACCGCGGCCGGGTCGGTCGACGGCGCGCGCCACGAGGTGCCGTCGTCGCCGTCGATCATCGCGAGCGCCGACTGGGCGATGTCGCCCCGGCTCGGCGCGGTGATGTCGACACCGGTGAGGGCGGCGGCGGCCTCGGCATAGGCGTCGTCGCGGCGCAGCGACACCGTGCCGCTGACGCGGAAGGACTGTCCTCGGGTCAGCGTGACCAGGCGGTCGAGGTTGTCACCATCGTCTCCGGTATCGGCCAGGAACGGCTCGCAGTAGAGCACCCTGTCCTGATCGATGCAGCCGCTGCGGTCGGTGTCGCGGCTGAGCCGGATCTTGCGGATCGTGGAGTCCTTCGGCGGCTGCGGCAGCGCGACCAGGCGCTGCGCCTCGACGCCCTCGATGTCGAGCTCGCTGATCCCCCAGGGACCGTAGGCGGTGGCACCACGGGCGGTGATGGTGAGGTTGCGCGCACTGAACCCGGTGAGGTCGTACGTCGCCTCCGCCCCCGGCTGCGGCGCGAAGACCTTGCGCATCTGGGCGCCGGCGACGAGCTCGAGCCGCTCCACCCCGACGACGTTGTCGGGCAGCCTGATGGTGACCCTGCCGAGGTCGGTCTCGTCCTCGAACCGCACCCGGAGCCAGGCTCCCTCGGGGCTGTGTCCCCAGCCGGTCTCGGTGCGCCATGCGGTGTCGGGGTCGCCGTCGAGGGCGGCCGAGGGTGCCCGGCCGCGGTCGACCGGGACGTCGCTCGGGGTCGCCGCGGAGCTGGAGGCCTCGACGGCCTCGACGCCGCGCCAGACCATGGTGCTCTGCCACCGCTCCTGGTTCTTCAGGTAGCGGTGGAAGCTCTCGGGCTGGTCGGAGTCGACGCCCTCCTCGGCGGTGCGGGTCGAGGAGGAGTTGGCGCGGACACCGGAGAAGATGGTCGTACGCCGCCGCTGCCCGTCGGTCAGGATGACGTCGGGCCTCTCCCCGGCCGCGTCCTCCTTCGACCGGAGGTCGTCGGCGGTCAGCACGGCCTGGGCGCCGCTGGCGGGCTCGCCGGGGTCGCCCATCACGGTCGTCCGGGCGGGGATCAGGGTCGCGCCGGGAGCGGCGTCTTCGACCCGGTAGATCTCGATCGGCGGGTACTCCCCCGCCAGTCCACCGTCGACGAGCACCCGGGTGCCGTCCTCGCGGTGGTAGGTGGTGTTGCCGAAGTCTGCGCCGAACCTCGCCTCCCGGGTCAGGCCGGGCGACTGGTCGAGGGTGGCGTGCACCAGGGAGGGCGGCGGGGCGCCGGTCGTGCCCCAGTGCAGGTCGTTGCGCACCAGCAGCCGGGTGACGCCGGCCTTGGCCAGCATCGGCGCGAGGTCCGCGCTCGGGGTGCCGCGCTCGAGCTCCTCGGTGACCCGGTCGAGCCAGACGACGTTGCCGGGCTCGGCCAGCGGCACCACGCCGCGTACGGCCCAGCGGGAGTCGGCGTAGGGCTGCAGGACCTCGTCGTGGGTGCTGCCCCACAGGTAGTCGCCGAACCGGGCGGCCGGGAGCACCAGGGTGACGCCACCGTCGTCGTTCTCGGAGAGGTGGTCGGCGGCGTCGGTCCAGAAGCCCGGCACGTTCTCGATCGACCCCGGCGGCGGGACCTGACCACGCACCCAGGGCACGGCGAGACCGGCCAGCGAGGCGGCCACGGCGATGACGAACACCGTCCGCAGCCACTGCGCGGCCTTGGTGCTCGTCCCCGAGGCACGCGCCAGACCGGCCCGGAAGAGGATGGTCTCGACGGCGAGCACGACACCGGCCGCGAGACCGAGGCGGAGCACGGCGTCGTACTTGTGGCTGTTGCGGACCGCGGCCAGGGCACCGTCGACGAGGTCCTGGCGGGCCTCGGCGCCCCAGCCGGCCAGCGCGCCGGTGTAGCCGATCCCGACGAGGACGACGCCGGCCAGCACACAGCCGATGAGGAACCGGCTCTCCGGGTGGCGGCGGGCCCGGCCCACCCCGGCCAGCCCGGCGAGCCCGATGGCGACGACGGCGGCCGCGTCGAGGACCAGGTAGGGCGTGGCGTGCAGGCTCTGCCCGGCCGGGTAGTAGATCGGGTCGGCGTAGGCGACCCAGTCGGAGGTGCCGAGCAGCGTCGGCAGCAGGCCGGTGGTCGAGGCGGTCACCGCCGCGGTCTCGATGTAGTCGAGGAACGGCGGGATGTAGCGGCCCTGGAGGACCAGCGGGATGGTCCACCACAGGGTGGCGAGGACGGTGAACACGCCCCACAGGACGAGGACGGCGAACCGCCGCATCCCGGTGCGGGTCAGCAGGAAGACCACGCCCGGGACCAGCACGGCCGAGACCGCGGTCGCGTTGACGCCGCCCGCGCAGGCGACCGCGAGGGCGGCCAGCGCGCTCCAGCGCAGGAGGTCCTTCGTGGTGGTGGTGCCGCTGGCCCGGATGACGGCGAGCAGCACCCACGGCGCCACCGCGGTCGGCCACAGCTCGACGGAGTTGGCGCCGAGGATGGTCATCACGCGCGGCGTCAGGACGTACGCGGCGGCACCCGCGACCTGCGCCCACGGCCGCCCCAGCTGCAGCTCCCGGGCGACCATCAGGACTCCCAGGAAGGCCAGGTTGAGCAGCAGCGCCCACCACAGCCGCTGGATCACCCACTCCGGCAGCTGGGCCAGCTGGCCCAGGCCGTAGAAGGGCCCCATCGGCCACACGTAGCCGATGGCCTGGTTCTGCACCTGGCCGAAGGCGCCCTGGGCGTCCCACATGTTCAGCGCCCGGGCCAGGAAGGCCCACGGGTCGGCGCTGAGGTCGAACTTGGTGTCCGCGACGATCCGGCCCGGGGCCTGGGTGAACGTGATCGCGGTCAGGATCGCGACGTACGCCGAGATCCGCAGAGGGGATGTAGCCGAAGGAGGGCTCACGTCTTGCGCAGCACGAGCAGGAGGTTCCATGAGAGCACCTCCCTCACCACCGGGACCCGCATCAGCCACGCCGCCCACGCAGGGTGGTAGCGCGGAACCGCAGCCAGGATCTCGGCGTTGCCCGCCTTGCGCTGGGCGCGCGCCCAGCGCAGCCCGGCGGCGGCGGTCGCCGCGTACATCGACTCTCCGAACTTGTTCTTGGGCTCGTGGCCGTGCTTGCGCTGGTAGCGCCGCCGCGCGTAGCGACCGCCGAGCAGGTGCCACGGGCTGGTCTCGTGGCCGCCCCACGGACCCCACCACAGCGTGTAGGAGCAGAAGACGACGCCGCCGGGCTTGGTGACCCGGAGCATCTCGTCGAGCATCGCGGTCGGGGTCGGCACGTGCTCGAGCACGTTGGAGGAGTAGCAGGCGTCGACCGAGCCGGTGCGGACCGGGAGCCGCATCCCGTCGCCGAGCATGCTGCCCTCGGCGACGATCCCGGCACCCTGCATCTCACCGGCGTCGGCATCGAGCGCCAGGTAGGTCGCGCCCGCGCTCATGAACGCGTCGCGGAAGTAGCCCGGGCCACCGCCGACGTCCAGCAGGACGGTGCCCTCGAGAGTCTCGCCATCGGTGTAGTGGGCCAGCTGACCGACCGAGTCGGCCGCCAGCGCGGTGTAGAAACGTGCCGGGTCGGTCTGCTCCACGCGGAAGTCGCTGAAGAGACGCACGGAGCGCCGCAGGGTCGCCTTCCAGCCGTTGCCGGCCGGGGCGTCGCGCTGGGGGTCCAGAAGGTTCGGCACGGCGGGAACCCTAACCGATTACCCCAGAGGGTGTGCATTTGGTCACGAAATGTCCTACTCTCCAGTAACTGCGTGACCCCTGGGGAGGGAGCACTCAGCAGCGGGGAACTGCGAGATCCAGGGGAGCACTGTATTTTGCGCGCCAACGAGCGAGCGCAGCTGAACGGCGGCCATGTCGCCGTGTTCAGCTGGCGTGATTCTGACAACCCAGAAGCCGGTGGGGCCGAGCACTACCTCCACCAGATCACCGCCGGACTGGTCGACGCCGGGGCGCGGGTGACCGTCTTCACCGCGGCCTACCCGGGCGCCCGTGCCCGCGAGGAGCGCGACGGCGTCCGCTACGTACGCCGCGGCGGCAAGCTCAGCATCTACCTGTGGGGCGTGCTGCTGCTGGCGCTGGGCCGGCTGGGCCCGATCGGCCGCGTCGACGCGGTCATCGACGTGCAGAACGGTCTCCCGTTCTTCACCCCGCTCGGCACGCGGGCACCGGTCACCGTCCTCGTCCACCACGTCCACCGCGAGCAGTGGCCGGTGGTCTACCCCGGGCTGTCCGGGCGGATCGGCTGGTGGGTCGAGTCGTGGCTCGCGCCGCGGCTCTACCGTCGCAAGCAGTACGTCGCGGTCTCCCGTGCCACCCGGGCCGAGCTGGCGACGCTCGGCGTCGACCCCGCCCGGGTCGCCGTCGTCCACAACGGTGCCGCGCCCGCGCTGAGCGACCGGCCGGCCAAGACCGAGCACCCCTCCATCTGCGTCGTCGGGCGGCTGGTGCCGCACAAGCGGGTCGAGCTCGCGGTCGACGCGGTGGTGGCGCTGCGGGCGACCTACCCCGACCTGAGGCTGACCATCGTGGGCGGTGGCTGGTGGGCCGACGAGCTGGCTGCGTACGTCTCCCGGGTGGGGGCCGGGGACTTCGTCGAGATGCTGGGGCACGTCGACGAGGAGACCAAGGAGGCGGTCTACGAGCGGTCCTGGCTGATGGCGCTGCCCTCGCTGAAGGAGGGCTGGGGCCTGGTGATCACCGAGGCCGCCCAGCACGGCACCCCGACGGTCGCGTTCCGCGATGCCGGCGGGACGACGGAGTCGATCGACGACGGCGAGTCCGGGGTACTGGTCGAGGACCAGGCCGGCTTCGTGGCCGCGCTCGACCACCTGCTCGGTGACGAGATCCGCCGCAAGGAGCTGGCCGAGGGTGCTCGCTGGCACGCCCGCAAGCACACCTGGGAGCAGAGCCAGCTCAACTTCAACGCCGTGCTCGCCTCGGCGCTGCAGGGGCACGTGGTCGGCGCGGACTGACCATCGAGACGGAGAAGACGGAGAAGGGCCCGGCGGATAACCGCCGGGCCCTTTCGTGTGTGTCTGGGTTCAGTCGTTGGTGCCGTACTGAACCGTCGACTCAGAGACGCTCGGAGGATTCTCGACGGTTTTGTCCGTGCTGCTGGTGACGACTCCGACGATGGTCGCTGCGGCGACTCCGCCGCCGACAAGAATGCTGGCGACGATGGCAATGATGTTGCCCATGGATATGTGACCTCCCTCTCCTAGTCGCGAACATTAGCAGCCGGCCGGCGAGCCATACTGATCAGTAGCAAAACTGTTGATGTTGTGGCGCCGAGCAAGACCAGGCCGTACGCCACCCACGCCCCGATCACCGCCGGACCGGCCTTCACCTCGGGTGTGAGGTGATCGCCTCCGGGCAGTCGCTGCACGAGCAGATCATCACCTTCGTAGACGACGTCGCCGGCGATCCGCGGCGCGTCGCCCGCGGACCGGGCGGTGATGACGTACCCGATCCCGAGCCGGCGCAGGGCGTCGACCTGCTCCACGGCGTCGGTCCCGGTGAGCGCATCGGCGACCGCCTCCGCCCGCCGATCCTCCCCCGGGACCACCGTGCTGTCGATGGTCAGATCACCGTCGACGACGCTCGGGCGGGTGATCATCCGCGGCAGCGGATCGAGCACGGGCCGGCCACCGTTCCACGAGGGTGCGCGGTAGGCGGACCAGGGCAGGACGAGTACGTCACCCGGGGCGCTCTCGGCGGCGAGCGCCGCGCGTGCCTGGTGCCACTCGGTCGGGTAGTCGGCGGCGCCGATGCCGCCTGCGAGGCCCCACGCGGCGTCGGGGAGCACGGCAACGGGCGCGAGCGCGAAGACGACCGCTGCCGCCCAGCGGGGCGCGGTGCCGCGCAGTCTCTCGGTGAGGGTGTCGACGCCGGTGGCCACGGTCATGACCAGCAGTGGCAGGCAGAGCGGCAGCAGGCGGCTGCTGTCGCGGAGCAGCGCCAGGCCGGGGACGTCCTGGGCGAGGGCGCCGAGTGCCGCCGGTCCCGCCCAGCCGGCGACCGCGATCGCCAGGCCGGCGGCCCAGAGCGCCAGGACCGCCACCCGCTGACCGTCGGAGATCCACCACCGGCGAAGACCGGCCGCGACGAGCACCAGGAGGAGCAGCAGGCCCGCCCAGGCCGTCCAGCCCTCGCGGCTCGCCGGGACGACCGAGGTGTTCCAGATCCCGGCGAGCGACAGCGCCGCCAGCGGGGCCGGCAGCGCGTCGCCGCGCAGCGCGAAGACGTCGAACCCGGTGGCCGACGCGGCCTCTGCGGTGCGGGTCAGGCCGGCGACGAGCCAGGGTGCGTTGACCGCCACCACCACGGCCAGCAGCAGGACCGGCCGGCGGCCACGGCGCAGACCGGTGGCGAGGAGGACGGCACCCGCGACGATGCCGGCGCTCGCGCTCAGGCTCCCGGCGAGCAGGGCCGGCAGCATCCACACCGGGCTCCGCTCCCCCGCCGCCCGGCGGCGGCCGGCCACCACCAGCCAGGGCACGGCGGCATAGGCCAGCAGCATCGGCCAGTGGCCGATCCACAGCCGCTCGGCGACGTACGGGCTCCAGACGGTCAGGCTCACCACCGCCAGCCGGGCGGCGAGCGAGCGCTCGCGCACCAGCTCCGCGGCTCCGGCTCCGGCCAGCACCAGCGCCCCCAGCAGGACGATCTTCTGCAGCACGAGGCCCGGCACGATCTCGTCGAGCACCGCGACCACCGCATCCGAGGGCACTGCCCGCGGCAGCCCCGACCCGAGGCCGAGCACGTCGCGGGTCAGCGCGAGGT includes:
- a CDS encoding class I SAM-dependent methyltransferase: MPNLLDPQRDAPAGNGWKATLRRSVRLFSDFRVEQTDPARFYTALAADSVGQLAHYTDGETLEGTVLLDVGGGPGYFRDAFMSAGATYLALDADAGEMQGAGIVAEGSMLGDGMRLPVRTGSVDACYSSNVLEHVPTPTAMLDEMLRVTKPGGVVFCSYTLWWGPWGGHETSPWHLLGGRYARRRYQRKHGHEPKNKFGESMYAATAAAGLRWARAQRKAGNAEILAAVPRYHPAWAAWLMRVPVVREVLSWNLLLVLRKT
- a CDS encoding glycosyltransferase family 4 protein, which produces MRANERAQLNGGHVAVFSWRDSDNPEAGGAEHYLHQITAGLVDAGARVTVFTAAYPGARAREERDGVRYVRRGGKLSIYLWGVLLLALGRLGPIGRVDAVIDVQNGLPFFTPLGTRAPVTVLVHHVHREQWPVVYPGLSGRIGWWVESWLAPRLYRRKQYVAVSRATRAELATLGVDPARVAVVHNGAAPALSDRPAKTEHPSICVVGRLVPHKRVELAVDAVVALRATYPDLRLTIVGGGWWADELAAYVSRVGAGDFVEMLGHVDEETKEAVYERSWLMALPSLKEGWGLVITEAAQHGTPTVAFRDAGGTTESIDDGESGVLVEDQAGFVAALDHLLGDEIRRKELAEGARWHARKHTWEQSQLNFNAVLASALQGHVVGAD
- a CDS encoding acyltransferase family protein; translation: MDRRFLTLDALRAVGALMVVLTHVGFQTGRYPRGWTGAMLAHLDLGVAIFFVISGFLLARPWFAASAAGTPPPSTGRYLWKRALRILPLYWVVVIVCLLAAPANSDVGLGGWLSNLTLTQIYTQDSHAYGLAHMWSLCTEVAFYLALPLVVRLLTPRDRLDVRRVLVVSLLLSVGGVVFAAGARSWFEQPLAAEWLPAYLPWFLAGTALAACSVDPGMRARLDGAARDLAGWWLLALGLFVAACTPITGPTGLVDAPTPAESALKCVLYGAVAVCVMFPLVFGPELEGPVRRWLASPVPSALGEISYGIFSIHMFVLLMGMEVLGFEVFADRFWTVLGMTLVVTIPIAALSYGLFERRVMRLRNWRPPALRPSRKDVSSERGPAEAEAAASTTAASESA